In Candidatus Poribacteria bacterium, a genomic segment contains:
- a CDS encoding GNAT family N-acetyltransferase encodes ERVGRLWVVRDAPRKRGEYRREEWIGNGVTPEEIDRTAREHTRGRFAVCAIHGVNESDQSLRAGFKALGYRLGGTEPVMVHELKRIPRFEGPVEIVRVTTEDLAERINKAARFRQILPEHLGTDTPLRQYAALVEDKPVGWVRSVDVEQATWCADMFVLPEFRRRGIARAMMAQMLRDDRRCGSKLAVLTASHAGAKLYPLVGYRQIATLMLYTPRKN; translated from the coding sequence GAACGGGTTGGGCGACTTTGGGTGGTGCGGGACGCTCCGCGGAAACGTGGGGAGTACCGCAGGGAGGAATGGATAGGAAACGGGGTAACACCGGAGGAGATTGACCGGACTGCCCGGGAACACACACGGGGCAGATTTGCTGTATGTGCGATTCACGGGGTTAATGAATCGGACCAGTCGCTACGGGCAGGTTTTAAGGCACTTGGTTATAGACTTGGAGGAACAGAGCCTGTAATGGTGCATGAGTTGAAACGAATTCCGCGCTTTGAGGGACCTGTGGAGATTGTGCGCGTCACTACAGAAGATTTGGCAGAGCGGATAAATAAGGCGGCAAGGTTCCGCCAAATACTCCCGGAACATCTGGGGACAGATACGCCATTGCGCCAATACGCCGCCTTAGTCGAGGATAAACCGGTGGGGTGGGTTCGCAGCGTTGATGTAGAGCAGGCAACCTGGTGCGCTGATATGTTTGTGTTGCCGGAGTTCCGGCGACGCGGCATCGCCCGTGCGATGATGGCTCAGATGCTGCGTGACGATCGCAGGTGCGGTTCAAAATTAGCAGTACTGACCGCTAGCCATGCAGGTGCTAAACTGTATCCACTTGTGGGATATAGGCAGATTGCTACACTCATGTTGTACACACCGAGGAAGAATTAA
- a CDS encoding ABC transporter permease: MRYSFKAWEAKEGYQMPNKVITVIKREYITRVKTKGFVASILLMPVMMFIVMVLPSLMMTLQHKSDEIKTYVVFDETGEIFSKIQDALDENSFFHHKGKRVYQLIEKSSDFNGNVEVKKQLNQQVEAKEIRGYIEIPQDVFERLQVNYYAKNITNFEEQSAFRRIISQVVINKRLADKGYAAHEVRDLMRRIRFTEYAVTAKTDTVEGEETAIVRLGLTYILTFSLYLFTLLYGASVMRSVLEEKTTRIVEVIISSVKPHQLLFGKIIGVCLVCLTMFLIWGSCAVLLLMNINPILGLFGIQGIPPEFTEITSIIKSTGPSAFLYFLIYFVSGFFLFSTIYAAAGAICNSEEEAQQVATPLVMMLILPFMLMFGLFRVPDATLTVVLSHIPFFSPLLMFMRINVLTPPLWEILLNIAVMIATIFGAIGVMGKIYKIGILMYGKRPTLSELWKWLHY, translated from the coding sequence ATGAGATATTCGTTCAAAGCGTGGGAGGCGAAAGAGGGATACCAGATGCCGAATAAAGTCATTACAGTCATCAAGAGAGAGTACATAACGCGAGTCAAAACGAAGGGGTTTGTGGCATCGATCTTATTGATGCCGGTAATGATGTTTATTGTGATGGTCCTCCCCAGTTTGATGATGACGTTGCAGCATAAATCCGATGAGATTAAAACCTATGTCGTTTTCGATGAAACGGGGGAGATCTTCTCCAAGATACAGGACGCCCTTGACGAGAATTCATTTTTCCATCACAAAGGAAAGCGGGTATACCAGTTGATTGAGAAATCGTCAGATTTTAACGGGAATGTAGAGGTAAAAAAACAACTGAATCAGCAGGTTGAGGCAAAGGAAATCCGTGGATATATCGAAATTCCACAAGATGTCTTTGAACGCCTTCAAGTCAACTATTACGCGAAAAATATTACAAACTTTGAGGAGCAAAGCGCTTTCAGAAGGATCATTTCCCAAGTTGTCATCAATAAGCGGCTTGCGGATAAAGGGTATGCTGCACACGAAGTCAGAGATTTGATGAGACGGATTCGCTTTACGGAGTACGCTGTCACTGCAAAAACAGATACGGTCGAAGGCGAAGAAACAGCCATAGTTAGACTTGGACTGACCTACATCTTGACTTTTTCCTTATACCTTTTTACGTTGTTATATGGTGCTTCAGTGATGCGGAGTGTGCTTGAAGAGAAAACAACCCGCATTGTGGAAGTGATTATCTCCTCTGTTAAGCCTCATCAATTACTGTTTGGAAAAATCATTGGTGTCTGTTTGGTATGCCTCACTATGTTCCTGATATGGGGTAGTTGTGCCGTTCTGCTATTGATGAACATCAATCCCATTTTGGGGCTATTTGGAATACAGGGAATCCCACCGGAATTCACTGAAATCACCTCTATTATCAAATCAACGGGACCATCAGCGTTTTTGTATTTTCTGATCTATTTTGTATCAGGTTTCTTCCTCTTTTCCACCATCTATGCCGCTGCCGGTGCAATATGCAATAGCGAAGAGGAAGCACAACAGGTCGCAACCCCGCTTGTGATGATGTTAATCCTTCCTTTTATGCTGATGTTCGGTCTGTTTCGCGTGCCAGACGCCACATTGACCGTAGTTCTTTCTCATATCCCGTTCTTCTCTCCGCTGCTTATGTTTATGAGGATCAACGTGCTCACACCACCGTTATGGGAAATTTTACTCAATATTGCTGTTATGATTGCAACAATCTTCGGTGCTATCGGGGTCATGGGAAAAATATACAAGATCGGCATACTGATGTATGGTAAACGTCCAACGCTAAGTGAGCTCTGGAAGTGGCTGCACTATTAG